In Planctomycetia bacterium, a single window of DNA contains:
- the obgE gene encoding GTPase ObgE: MFVDRVKIYVEGGSGGDGCVSFRREKYIPRGGPDGGNGGNGGHVIIRAEAGVDSLAGLSHKRHWAAPAGGNGGSANRTGRNAEDLVIMVPPGTIVMDAEQGFVLKDLAAPGDQVIAGRGGRNGRGNLSFKSNVNRAPRDSTPGGVGEKRHVLLELKVIADVGLVGKPNAGKSTLLSRLSRARPEIADYPFTTKFPNLGIVQINFDRSFVMADIPGLIEGAHAGVGLGHEFLRHIERAGILIHLVEPEPTDGTDPLTNYRAVRAELEQYDVQLATRPEILVVTKSELPETESVRDQLAAETNGPVLCISAVTGQGLDRLLAAIIQELDRRNLVPAATQA, encoded by the coding sequence ATGTTCGTCGATCGGGTCAAAATCTATGTCGAAGGCGGGAGCGGCGGCGACGGTTGCGTGAGCTTCCGTCGTGAGAAGTACATTCCGCGCGGCGGACCTGATGGCGGTAACGGCGGCAACGGCGGGCACGTGATTATTCGCGCCGAAGCGGGCGTCGATAGCCTGGCCGGATTGTCCCATAAGCGCCACTGGGCGGCGCCGGCAGGGGGCAACGGCGGCAGTGCCAATCGCACCGGGCGCAATGCCGAAGACCTGGTGATCATGGTGCCGCCCGGCACGATCGTGATGGACGCCGAACAGGGCTTTGTGCTCAAGGACCTCGCGGCGCCGGGCGATCAGGTGATTGCCGGTCGCGGCGGCAGAAACGGTCGCGGGAATCTGAGTTTCAAGTCGAACGTGAATCGCGCGCCGCGCGATTCGACGCCCGGCGGCGTGGGCGAAAAGCGCCACGTGCTGTTGGAGCTCAAGGTGATCGCGGACGTCGGTCTCGTCGGCAAACCGAACGCCGGGAAGAGCACGCTGTTGAGTCGGCTCTCGCGCGCGCGACCGGAAATCGCCGACTATCCGTTCACGACGAAGTTTCCCAACCTGGGCATCGTCCAGATCAACTTTGATCGTTCGTTCGTGATGGCGGACATTCCCGGGTTGATTGAGGGCGCGCACGCCGGCGTGGGCCTGGGGCATGAGTTTTTGCGGCATATCGAGCGCGCCGGGATCTTGATCCATCTCGTGGAACCGGAACCGACGGACGGGACCGATCCGTTGACCAACTATCGCGCGGTGCGCGCGGAGTTGGAGCAATACGACGTGCAGCTTGCCACGCGCCCGGAAATCCTGGTGGTGACGAAGTCTGAATTGCCGGAGACGGAAAGTGTGCGCGATCAACTCGCGGCGGAAACGAACGGGCCGGTGCTGTGCATCTCGGCGGTGACCGGGCAGGGCCT
- the rpmA gene encoding 50S ribosomal protein L27: protein MAHKKGQGSSRNGRDSNAQRRGVKRFGGQAVRAGNILVRQVGTKFHAGKGVGTGSDYTLFALVEGKVHFDRGGRRINVLPVESAN from the coding sequence ATGGCACATAAAAAAGGTCAGGGCTCCAGCCGCAACGGGCGCGACTCGAACGCCCAACGCCGGGGCGTCAAGCGATTTGGCGGCCAGGCGGTTCGCGCCGGGAATATTCTTGTTCGCCAGGTGGGCACCAAATTCCACGCCGGCAAGGGCGTTGGGACCGGCAGCGATTACACGCTGTTCGCGTTGGTCGAGGGGAAGGTCCACTTCGATCGCGGCGGGCGCCGGATCAATGTGTTGCCGGTGGAAAGCGCCAACTAG